ATTTAAATgtagttgtttgttttaaatgacaaggtTTGATCGGCAATACAGTTAAGCTTTTTTAGGTATTGATCCTGTCAATGTTGTGgttcacaaacataaataatgtGATAAAACAGAGGGAGAAATTTTTATGTGGACACATGGAGATCAACGTTCATCACACAAATCGCATCAATGTTGACAATCAAACTAATACatatcaactgcaatgcatgcaaaaaacaaaactgtgggagtcatgaatgagttttgtagcATGCATTGCATGAAGTTCTCATTTGTtaattgtcaccattgttgagtttaatacactgattcttgatgtctaatTGATCCAGTTTGTTGGGTATATGATAGTCCTAACGTGGTTTTAAAATCTCAGTCATCACACTGCAAATTCTCAACATTAACGCACAACTCTCAAAATTATCACAACTAATAAATATCTTAAGATCTGTTTAGGATTTATCCAAAACAAGCAAATTTTATCGCTGCTTTCTTCCAATATTCATGTCAGAATTGCATTATGTGTGAGCTTATGCATTAATTTATGAAATGCTGTTTTACAAAACTCTTTATGGTTTCAGTCGCATGCCTAGCAAAACCAGAGGAACTAAAAACAAGTTTGACTTGTTTACTTTTTCTATTCAGGAAAAGAGTGAGAAGGATCTCAAGACACTCTTGGTCACAAAAAATGGCATCATATCCAGGTAAAGTAATCTAAATTGTATTCTTCAAAAATCtggtgaaaaaaaatattttgtttaaaggcttatttatttactgttacATGGCATTTGAgtattgcattacattttttactaaTTTCCTCAGATGTTCACAATAACATTTTTGTGTACATATTATAATGTGTCTGTGCAGATAATAATCTGAGGATTGTTCTGCTGGGTAAAACTGGATCAGGAAAGAGTTCAACAGGAAATACTATACTGGACAGAGAGGAGTTTACAGTATccagcagctctttgtctgtcaCTGAAcagtgtgaaaaacaagatgcaGAAGTTGAGGGTAAAGTCATCTCAGTCATTGATACTCCAGGACTGTTTGATACATCAATGAATCCAGAGGAGCTGAAGTCTGAGATTGAGAAGTGTATATTCATGTCTGCTCCTGGTCCCCATGTGTTTCTGCTGGTCATCAGACGTGATGTGAAATTCACAGATGAGGAACAGAACACAGTGAAATGGGTTCAGAAGAACTTTGGAGAAAAGGTCATGCAGTACACGATGGTTCTGTTCACCCGAAACGATCAGACAGATCAGCCAATAGAggaatatataaatgaaaatgaacatcTCAAACAGCTGGTTAGGGAATGCAAGGCTGGATATCACAGttttaataacaaagacaaaaatgatcGAACACAGGTTACTGAACTGTTAGAGAAGATAAACAGACTGGTGGAGAGGAACGAAGGAAAACATTACACCAATGACATGTACGAGGACGCTCAGAGAATGCTTGAGTTAGAAgagaaaattgtgaaaaatcTGTATGAAACATACATAAAACCGTGGGAAGAGAATATGAAAGAAATGGAAGAGAATATGAAACAGAAGGAAGAGAATATGAAAGAAAGGGAAGAGAATATGAAACAAAAGCAAGTTGGAAAATGTTCACTGGCAGGTTTGTTCGATGGGTTAAAATTAGTGGGC
This sequence is a window from Triplophysa rosa linkage group LG4, Trosa_1v2, whole genome shotgun sequence. Protein-coding genes within it:
- the LOC130553210 gene encoding GTPase IMAP family member 7-like; translation: MASYPDNNLRIVLLGKTGSGKSSTGNTILDREEFTVSSSSLSVTEQCEKQDAEVEGKVISVIDTPGLFDTSMNPEELKSEIEKCIFMSAPGPHVFLLVIRRDVKFTDEEQNTVKWVQKNFGEKVMQYTMVLFTRNDQTDQPIEEYINENEHLKQLVRECKAGYHSFNNKDKNDRTQVTELLEKINRLVERNEGKHYTNDMYEDAQRMLELEEKIVKNLYETYIKPWEENMKEMEENMKQKEENMKEREENMKQKQVGKCSLAGLFDGLKLVGSQFQAFCQSTKLLMVLKTVGPVIVIWIVFKKDVRKVITSHSYLHSLVLGTRPSVTVNQSDLYSLVLSASGLACISNTLLKSMSFFQN